Genomic segment of Arachis hypogaea cultivar Tifrunner chromosome 11, arahy.Tifrunner.gnm2.J5K5, whole genome shotgun sequence:
ACTATTACACTGGGGGAagtccaacaaggatagaacttccaattaatcttctcccggtcaaggcttttattttaattaaataaattctctTGATAATttccattgctttaatttacaatcatttatttttcccGTCCTCCAATCAGTAAAAATTCTCGAAAAATttctgactaataaaatagcacttctttgtcaactcgttgggagacgacctgggattcctactcccagtatttttattctaattttgtgacaaccctttctaaattgataagcgaattttcatcggttaagaactgtacttacaaTGCCGTTCtatttataaattcttaatcggctaatttccgccacgtcaagcGGTTCGATGACtgatccggttttcagaacctttgAAAAAACACTTATATAAAGGGAGTCTCGAACTTCCCTAGGTATGTAATACACTTAATCCTAAAAGCCTACATCTCAGAtatattctgacttgagcgtcggagtatctttgCAAATCACTACCTTGCATTCGCTTCATCAGCCGGGAGCTGTGAAGCTCATCGACTTCGTCGGATTGCAGATCTCATCATTCCAGATCATTCCCAAACAAAGTTGCAACTTAAAAATGCTCTTACTAGCTTTTGTAGATAtgtggaataataataatcagAAGGTTTTATTATTCGATTGGTATATATAATTTCAGGTGAAAACCCAGatgcagtcgactttacgtgaattTGATAGCCGAGAgtagttagatgaaaatttagtcaaatcagtcaaatcatctaacggctctcaattattaaatttacgtaaagtcgactgcaccCGAGTTTCCACCATAATTTCACTAAATTTACAattaagttttatattttttattttttaattgactttctaaacttttttaaattatttaaataggtTCTTGttgacaataaaaattaaaaaatctttataaagtttgaatttattattatcctcatttctcatttttttattctaatattttttcctAACAATAGTAACAACGACAGATAGTATTCATAGCCATGTCTTAGTGATTATTTTGTctaacttttatttttctcaaaaggTCATTATATGACTTTTTTTTAGTGAGTTCCCACAACATTATATGACCTGCATCATTGTCatcttcataaaaaaaaaaacaaataaatccaTATCTTTTGATCACTGTATAAAACTTTAAATGCATGGAATTTCAAAATctatccaataaaaaaaaaatcatataattgcaTATACGCATTTGAATATGCCTAATAATCAGTTATTCTTATTACATTAACTCTAAATTGTAACAAGTTATGTGAGAAAAGCAATAATTTCagtaaaattaacatttttatcaAGCCTTGAGAATCATGTTTTATAAATGCCAAAGAAACACATGCAAAAAAGATGTGCTTCATTGAGAGCgaatcttctcaattttttttttcaaattgtttaataaaatatgatttttcaccatttaatatcttttttcatatataaaaattatacaaaaaaatgaaatagaaaaaaaccgtattataaaaaaaatgtaaaaaaaagaaacaataactaattataaaataaatagaaagttaaaaaaattttaatttttaaaatttaaattaatcttaattactaatatgtatctaaaaaataaaaatatattttaattaaaaaataattaaataatattaaaaatcgacCAAAAGTTGAATTTTATTGTACAAgtaacatttttcttttgttatgataaagaagaaaaaatcacATTTAGAGATCTAGTAATTCCTGAAGATATCTTCAATTCCAAAATTAAATATTCCATTAatccaaatatttttattacattagaaaataaaaaaaattaaattaatttaaaaattcaattaaaaaatataaaaatttaattacaaataataataataataataataataataataataataatagttaaataaATACAAAGGGCTTCAGAATGAGGCAACCCCTCCAGcctccaatattttttttttctttaaattttgcaTCACCAAAGTGAATACTACTTCTTATACAGTTATACTGCTACGGTACTACTACTACTTCGCATTCCTAATCTTGTTCACCAAACTAAAATCCCAGTTATGCTGAAAAAGCATCTTCATCAAAAGTCATCTTCTTATGAAAGCAGCTTCTGCCAATTCATCATGACTTCAACGTGGATGTTGCAAATTCTACCATCACGGTCTTATAGTATGGTTGATAATACCAAAGTTTGAACAAAATCAGCCATCAGCTTTCTCTCTTGTAGATCTTGCTCATCGCCAATGCGTGGTGCATCTGTCCCTGACCTGCAAAGCCATAAAACAATATTTCAGCAGTGTATTATCGAATTCACTTTTGATGAGTAAAGTTCCAAAGCTGTCCCTTGGATTGGCTGCATGCATTAAAATAGTCCTGAGATCTCAATTGTACAATTATGTCTCCAATATTTGCAAAAGTGCACCATGTTAGTCATTCAGCCCTTTTACCGTCAAGTGACTCATCACACTCTTAGAGACTAACGTGGTGGACTTTCACCAATCTCAAGAACGTAATGAGTGCAATTGAGATTTTGGAGATAATTTTTGGCAGCCAATCTTACGAACTACTGAGGCTTAACTCCACTTTTGATACTAACTACTAAGCTTACAGGGCATGATCATACTATCTTAAAATGAGAATAATTCTGATTGTTTCAATTGATTGGCTTGGGCATTTTGGTAAGCATACCATGTATGGTGCATCATGCTCCACTATGATCTTTTCTTTTTGGATGTTATCAATCATTTATGAtgttattaatcttttttaacttgtcacaaatatttaaattaatctaaATTGCTCAGGATCAGGGAAACAGGCTTGGTAAACAAAAACAAAGGCGCTTAACAAAGCACATGCCTCACCATGTTGACAGTGGTAATTGTAGGGGTGTGTTTTCGAGTTTCAAGTTATGGAAATTAGCAGCACAAGGCAAAGCTAGATGCAGGCCGTCAAAGGTAGTATTCGTGGCAGCTAAGGAATGCGTGCACCTTGGCATTCCGAGTTCTGTCTACCGTGTGACACACTTACTGACTTACATGCTTTAGAAAGTTTCTCGTTTTCTCAAGTTATAGTAACTTAACACTGCTTCAAAATCCCTAAAAGGATCATACCTTTTAGCATCAGGAATGTCTAAGTCCTTCTTGCTGGAGCTGGAGTCTTCATTAGGGTGGATGTCATTAGAGCTTGGGACAGGCATGTTGCAGATAAACGGTGACAGAAGCGGATCCGGCATTGATTCTTGCTTGTTTCCCATTGCAGCCAATTTCTTGCCAAGCATAGCTGAATTACCGGACCAGAAATTATATATCTCAGACTTCCACATCCACTATAGATCAAAATATCAAATTCAATGAATGAGTTAGATGAGACATATATGCAGATAGAGGTAAAAATGTGCCAGGTTGCACTTCAAATTTTGATGAAAGTAAAAAGCACACCTTTCGTGGATTTGAATGAGTGAATTGACTGATAACATCCCTCCCTAAATTTTGATCACAGACAGGACAAACCTGAGATTGGAACATTGAATCAGTCATCATCTTTCAACCATTTAGACATATGTATTATTtca
This window contains:
- the LOC112722262 gene encoding protein DEHYDRATION-INDUCED 19 homolog 5 isoform X1, encoding MNFDLRSSVHHSAKHVSTVQASKLHSDDYSVFHYTDVDDDPQSHFRCPFCDFEIQVRVLCSNLEEEHCPDLKNVVCPVCDQNLGRDVISQFTHSNPRKWMWKSEIYNFWSGNSAMLGKKLAAMGNKQESMPDPLLSPFICNMPVPSSNDIHPNEDSSSSKKDLDIPDAKRSGTDAPRIGDEQDLQERKLMADFVQTLVLSTIL
- the LOC112722262 gene encoding protein DEHYDRATION-INDUCED 19 homolog 5 isoform X2, producing the protein MNFDLRSSVHHSAKHVSTVQASKLHSDVDDDPQSHFRCPFCDFEIQVRVLCSNLEEEHCPDLKNVVCPVCDQNLGRDVISQFTHSNPRKWMWKSEIYNFWSGNSAMLGKKLAAMGNKQESMPDPLLSPFICNMPVPSSNDIHPNEDSSSSKKDLDIPDAKRSGTDAPRIGDEQDLQERKLMADFVQTLVLSTIL